A single region of the Bacteroides luhongzhouii genome encodes:
- a CDS encoding response regulator transcription factor, giving the protein MDVLQKEIDEVYATQLITDEILDNGVVEQHQRFIHSLTEINGGCAVISDLSNRKSYIAVHPWAHFLGLTPEEAALSVIDSMDEDCIYRRIHPEDLVEKRLLEYKFFQKTFSISSEERLKYRGRCRIRMMNEKGVYQYIDNLVQIMENTPSGSVWLIFCLYTLSADQRTEQGIYPTITHMERGEVETLFLLEEHRNILSEREKEILRCIRKGLSSKEIAAILYISVNTVNRHRQNILEKLSVGNSIEACRAAELMKLL; this is encoded by the coding sequence ATGGATGTATTACAAAAGGAAATAGATGAAGTTTATGCGACACAACTGATAACCGATGAAATATTGGATAATGGAGTTGTAGAGCAACATCAGCGCTTTATTCATTCATTGACGGAGATTAATGGTGGATGCGCTGTTATTTCAGATCTTTCGAATAGAAAAAGTTATATTGCTGTTCATCCTTGGGCGCATTTTCTAGGTTTAACTCCCGAAGAAGCAGCTTTGAGTGTGATTGATTCTATGGATGAAGATTGTATTTATCGGCGTATTCATCCTGAGGATTTGGTAGAAAAGCGGTTATTGGAGTATAAGTTTTTTCAGAAGACCTTTTCGATCTCTTCCGAAGAACGGTTGAAGTATCGGGGAAGATGCAGAATACGTATGATGAATGAGAAAGGAGTCTATCAGTATATTGATAACTTAGTGCAGATAATGGAAAATACTCCTTCCGGAAGTGTATGGCTGATTTTTTGTCTTTATACTTTGTCTGCAGATCAACGAACAGAACAGGGGATATATCCTACTATTACCCATATGGAACGTGGAGAGGTCGAAACGCTCTTTCTTCTGGAAGAACATCGCAATATCCTATCCGAACGCGAAAAGGAAATACTTCGTTGTATACGTAAAGGACTATCTAGTAAAGAAATTGCAGCTATCCTTTATATTAGTGTGAATACAGTCAATCGACACCGGCAGAATATTTTGGAAAAACTCTCTGTCGGTAATTCGATAGAAGCGTGTCGGGCTGCAGAATTGATGAAACTGTTGTAA
- a CDS encoding lysine exporter LysO family protein, producing MKGSLIIVSFFIIGTLCGVYHLIPYDFTNSKLSYYALCGLMFCVGISIGNDPNTLKSFRSLNPRLVFLPIMTILGTLAGCAIAGAFMSQRSPLDCMAVGAGFGYYSLSSIFITEYKGPELGTIALLSNIMREIIALLCAPLLVKYFGKLAPISVGGATTMDTTLPIITRYSGKEFVIISIFHGFVVDFSVPFLVTFLCSISF from the coding sequence ATGAAAGGTAGTTTGATTATTGTCTCTTTCTTCATTATCGGCACTCTCTGTGGAGTTTACCATCTCATCCCATACGATTTCACCAACAGTAAACTTAGTTACTATGCCCTCTGCGGACTCATGTTCTGCGTAGGTATCAGCATCGGTAACGATCCGAACACCCTGAAGAGTTTTCGGTCCCTAAATCCCCGGCTTGTATTCCTTCCTATCATGACGATACTCGGCACATTAGCAGGCTGCGCCATAGCGGGAGCTTTTATGAGCCAACGAAGTCCATTAGACTGCATGGCAGTTGGAGCTGGATTTGGTTATTACTCGCTCTCCAGCATATTTATCACCGAATACAAAGGTCCCGAATTGGGAACTATCGCATTACTTTCCAATATCATGCGTGAAATTATCGCTTTGCTATGCGCACCATTGCTAGTGAAATATTTCGGAAAGTTAGCCCCTATCTCCGTTGGTGGAGCTACAACGATGGATACAACTCTTCCTATCATTACCCGATATTCGGGAAAGGAATTTGTTATCATTTCCATCTTCCATGGCTTTGTTGTCGATTTCAGTGTTCCGTTCCTTGTCACATTCCTTTGTTCAATATCATTTTAA
- a CDS encoding TonB-dependent receptor, translating into MKTIHQGHLPVRTLVLIGMVFFITAHVHAQNANARLTLTLRNATLKEFTKIIENSTGYSFIYSEEISIKHKINLKVKEKPLHEILDIVFKDETISYQFSNRYILLQKKKKTKNVSRKFTISGYVTDGTSSETLIGTNIFESHQNQGTTTNPYGFYSITLPEGETELRFSYLGYATEAHHFTLSQDTLLNIRLQGNTQLQEVVIVSDKTETGTIATQMGSIEIPMTQIKNTPSILGEADVMKAIQLMPGVQAGVDGSAGLYIRGGSPDQNLILLDGIPVYNVDHMFGFFSVFTPEAVKKVTLFKGSFPARFGGRLSSVIDVRTNDGDMQKYHGTLSIGLLTSKINLEGPIVKGKTSFNISARRSYVDLIAKPFMPDDEEYSYYFYDINAKINHKFSDRSRIYLSAYNGKDHFAANYDGNTDFKDGSKMNWGNTILSARWNYVFNNRLFCNTTISYSNYLFDINSYTNNQYLGSSGTSFTNRYSADYRSGINDWNYQIDFDYNPSPKHHLKFGTGYIYHRFRPEVMTSKISNKTGDKIDLDTTYHSIANNRIYGHELSAYLEDNIKMNDRLRLNIGLHFSLFHVQKQSYFSLQPRVSARYQLGKDVTLKTSYTQMSQYVHLLSSMPIAMPTDLWVPVTKKIKPMRSHQYSLGGYYTGIKGWEFSVEGYYKDMYNVLEYKEGVSFFGSSSGWENKVEMGKGRSAGIEFMAQKTLGRTTGWLSYTLSKSDRQFAKGGINNGERFPYKYDRRHNINLTINHKFSDRIDIGASWVFYTGGTSTIPEEKTAVIRPSDGTNNGFGGGYGYGDYFDSSINSPTIGEASYVEHRNNYRLPASHRLNVGVNFNKKTKHGMRTWNISLYNAYNAMNPTFVYRSTSKNDPYKPIIKKYTILPLIPSFTYTYKF; encoded by the coding sequence ATGAAAACTATTCACCAAGGCCACCTGCCTGTCAGAACCCTTGTTCTGATAGGTATGGTGTTCTTTATCACCGCCCACGTACACGCACAAAACGCAAACGCCCGGCTTACATTGACACTACGAAACGCGACATTGAAGGAATTCACCAAAATAATTGAAAATTCAACCGGTTATTCCTTTATATACAGCGAAGAAATCAGTATCAAACATAAGATCAACCTGAAAGTTAAAGAAAAACCTCTGCACGAAATACTTGATATAGTATTCAAGGATGAAACGATCAGTTACCAGTTTTCCAATCGCTATATCCTGCTGCAAAAAAAGAAAAAAACTAAAAACGTAAGCCGCAAGTTTACTATCAGCGGATACGTCACTGACGGAACGTCTTCCGAGACGTTGATTGGAACAAATATCTTTGAGAGTCATCAAAATCAGGGAACGACTACCAATCCTTACGGTTTTTACAGCATCACCCTGCCCGAAGGAGAAACCGAACTGCGTTTCTCCTATCTGGGCTATGCCACAGAAGCGCATCATTTTACGCTCTCACAAGATACATTACTAAATATCCGCCTGCAGGGTAACACGCAATTGCAGGAAGTAGTCATCGTTTCCGACAAAACCGAGACAGGAACTATAGCCACCCAGATGGGATCTATCGAGATTCCAATGACGCAAATAAAAAATACTCCGAGCATACTGGGAGAGGCAGATGTAATGAAAGCCATCCAACTGATGCCCGGCGTACAGGCAGGAGTAGATGGATCTGCCGGACTGTATATACGTGGTGGAAGCCCGGATCAAAATCTAATCTTACTTGACGGGATTCCTGTATATAACGTAGACCATATGTTCGGATTCTTTTCGGTTTTTACTCCGGAAGCCGTCAAAAAAGTAACACTATTCAAAGGTTCTTTTCCGGCACGTTTCGGCGGACGGCTTTCTTCTGTCATCGATGTCCGTACCAATGACGGAGATATGCAGAAATACCATGGCACACTTAGTATCGGACTACTAACTAGCAAAATCAACCTGGAGGGTCCGATTGTGAAAGGAAAAACGTCTTTCAATATTTCCGCCAGACGTTCGTATGTCGACCTCATCGCTAAACCATTCATGCCGGATGACGAGGAATACAGTTATTATTTTTATGACATCAATGCCAAAATCAATCATAAATTCTCCGACCGGAGCCGTATCTATCTATCTGCCTACAATGGAAAGGATCATTTTGCTGCCAATTATGATGGAAATACAGATTTCAAAGACGGAAGCAAAATGAATTGGGGAAACACGATTCTTTCTGCCAGATGGAACTATGTATTCAACAACCGTTTATTCTGCAATACGACAATCTCCTACAGCAACTATTTATTCGACATCAACTCATATACCAACAATCAATATCTCGGCAGTAGCGGTACATCATTTACCAACCGGTATTCAGCCGATTACCGTTCGGGAATCAATGATTGGAATTACCAGATCGACTTCGATTATAATCCATCTCCCAAACACCACCTCAAATTTGGAACAGGATATATCTATCATCGTTTCCGCCCGGAAGTTATGACCTCTAAAATCTCCAATAAGACAGGAGATAAAATAGACCTGGACACAACCTACCACAGCATAGCCAACAACCGGATTTACGGACATGAGTTATCCGCTTACCTGGAAGACAACATCAAGATGAATGATCGTCTGCGCCTGAATATCGGACTGCATTTCTCATTGTTTCATGTGCAAAAACAAAGTTACTTTTCTTTGCAACCACGTGTTTCCGCACGCTATCAGTTGGGAAAAGATGTAACCCTGAAAACATCTTATACCCAAATGAGCCAATATGTGCATTTACTATCCTCCATGCCTATTGCCATGCCTACGGATTTATGGGTTCCGGTCACTAAAAAGATCAAGCCGATGCGCTCCCACCAATATTCATTGGGCGGATACTATACGGGAATCAAAGGATGGGAATTCTCGGTAGAAGGGTATTATAAGGATATGTATAATGTGCTGGAATATAAGGAAGGCGTCAGTTTCTTCGGTTCTTCCTCCGGTTGGGAAAACAAAGTGGAAATGGGCAAAGGACGTTCGGCCGGCATTGAGTTCATGGCACAGAAAACACTTGGAAGAACAACGGGATGGTTGTCATACACTTTATCCAAAAGTGATCGTCAGTTTGCCAAAGGTGGTATCAACAACGGTGAACGGTTCCCATATAAATATGACCGAAGACACAATATCAACCTGACAATCAACCATAAGTTCAGCGACCGTATCGACATCGGTGCTTCCTGGGTGTTCTATACAGGTGGAACAAGTACAATCCCTGAAGAGAAAACCGCTGTCATCCGTCCTAGTGACGGCACAAACAACGGATTTGGAGGAGGATATGGATATGGAGATTATTTTGATTCAAGCATAAATTCACCCACCATCGGAGAAGCTTCGTATGTGGAGCATCGTAATAATTACCGGTTACCAGCCAGTCACCGGTTGAATGTGGGAGTCAATTTCAACAAAAAGACCAAACATGGTATGCGTACCTGGAATATCAGTCTGTATAATGCATATAATGCGATGAATCCCACCTTTGTATATCGCAGTACCAGCAAAAACGATCCCTACAAACCGATTATCAAGAAGTATACTATACTTCCATTAATTCCATCATTCACTTACACTTATAAATTCTAA
- a CDS encoding DUF2027 domain-containing protein, whose amino-acid sequence MKIGDKVRFLSEVGGGIVTGFQGKDFVLVEDADGFDIPMPIRECVVIETDDYNMRRKPGSSAPKPEEPVKPVKPEMPVIQRQPEVRGGDTLNVFLAYVPEDAKAMMTTPFETYLVNDSNYYLYYTYLSAEGKAWKNRSHGLVEPNTKLLLEEFTKDVLNDMERVAVQLIAFKDGKPAAIKPAVSVEIRIDTVKFYKLHTFSDSDFFEEPALIYDIVKDDMPAKQVYVSAEEIQEALLQKKSVDKPKSQPIVKPNHITHGGKSGIVEIDLHIDSLLDDTQGMGNAEILNYQLDKFREVMENYKNKREQKIVFIHGKGDGVLRKAVIDELKRKYSNCRYQDASFQEYGFGATMVTIK is encoded by the coding sequence ATGAAAATAGGAGATAAAGTACGCTTTCTTAGTGAGGTAGGCGGTGGAATCGTAACTGGATTCCAGGGAAAGGATTTTGTGTTGGTAGAAGATGCGGATGGATTTGATATTCCAATGCCGATACGTGAGTGTGTAGTGATTGAAACAGATGACTATAATATGAGGCGTAAACCCGGTTCGTCTGCTCCGAAACCGGAAGAACCTGTTAAACCGGTAAAACCGGAAATGCCTGTCATTCAACGTCAGCCGGAGGTGCGTGGAGGAGATACTTTGAATGTATTTCTAGCTTATGTGCCCGAAGACGCAAAAGCGATGATGACTACTCCTTTTGAAACTTATCTGGTAAATGATAGCAATTATTATTTGTATTACACTTATTTGAGTGCAGAAGGAAAAGCATGGAAGAACCGTTCACACGGTTTGGTGGAGCCCAATACAAAATTGTTGTTGGAAGAGTTCACGAAAGATGTACTGAATGATATGGAGCGGGTGGCTGTTCAGTTGATCGCTTTCAAGGACGGTAAGCCTGCGGCTATCAAACCGGCTGTTAGTGTGGAGATACGGATTGATACCGTGAAGTTCTATAAACTTCATACATTTAGCGACTCTGATTTCTTTGAAGAACCGGCTTTGATTTATGACATAGTGAAAGATGATATGCCTGCCAAACAAGTATATGTTTCAGCGGAGGAGATTCAAGAGGCTTTGTTGCAAAAGAAGTCTGTAGATAAACCGAAGTCACAACCTATTGTGAAACCAAACCATATTACTCATGGCGGAAAGAGCGGAATTGTTGAAATAGATCTTCATATCGATTCTTTGCTGGATGATACCCAAGGGATGGGCAATGCTGAAATTCTGAATTATCAATTGGATAAGTTTCGCGAAGTGATGGAAAACTATAAGAATAAGCGTGAACAGAAAATAGTCTTTATTCACGGCAAGGGAGATGGGGTACTTCGAAAGGCTGTCATTGATGAATTGAAACGGAAATATAGTAATTGCCGTTATCAGGATGCTTCTTTCCAGGAATATGGGTTTGGGGCTACGATGGTAACTATTAAATAA
- a CDS encoding Crp/Fnr family transcriptional regulator, translating into MEDFNKYTSHINYSPIVDFVLQQGKQTYYKKGDYFSRQGEVCKTMGFVSSGSFRYCCTNSVGESSIVGYTFDHSFVGNYPAFQLQDKSNVDIQALCDCSVYVINYQQMADFYDTNDAHQKLGRRIAETLLWEVYDRMISMYSLTPEERYLEIINRCPDLLKLITLKELASYLLIRPETLSRIRRKVVQK; encoded by the coding sequence GTGGAAGATTTCAACAAATATACTTCCCACATCAACTACTCCCCTATTGTCGATTTTGTATTGCAACAGGGGAAGCAGACCTATTATAAGAAAGGAGACTACTTTTCCCGCCAGGGAGAAGTATGCAAAACAATGGGGTTCGTCAGTTCCGGTTCTTTCCGATACTGTTGCACCAACAGTGTAGGCGAGAGCAGTATTGTAGGCTATACTTTCGACCATTCTTTTGTTGGCAACTATCCGGCTTTTCAGTTACAGGATAAATCAAATGTAGATATACAAGCCTTATGTGACTGTTCGGTATACGTAATCAATTATCAGCAAATGGCAGACTTCTACGATACCAACGACGCTCACCAAAAGTTAGGACGCCGCATCGCAGAAACGTTATTGTGGGAAGTCTACGACCGGATGATTTCAATGTACAGCCTGACACCGGAAGAACGCTATCTTGAAATTATCAATCGTTGTCCCGACTTACTGAAACTGATAACTTTAAAAGAACTGGCTTCCTATCTTCTGATTCGTCCCGAAACATTAAGCCGTATCCGAAGAAAAGTCGTACAAAAGTAA
- a CDS encoding LysO family transporter: protein MFIIIGIMLTGMLLGYLLRSKRLSWIHKIITLLIWILLFLLGIDVGGNESIIKGLHTLGLEAVIITVAAVIGSTLCAWGLWYLLYSKGKETNA, encoded by the coding sequence ATGTTTATCATTATTGGAATTATGCTGACAGGCATGCTTCTTGGCTACTTGTTACGCAGTAAAAGACTATCATGGATACACAAGATAATCACTCTCCTTATATGGATTCTTCTCTTTCTTCTCGGAATAGATGTAGGGGGTAATGAATCTATCATCAAAGGATTACACACTCTTGGGCTGGAAGCAGTTATCATCACGGTAGCTGCTGTCATAGGAAGTACTCTATGCGCATGGGGCTTGTGGTACCTATTATATAGTAAAGGAAAGGAGACAAATGCATGA
- a CDS encoding winged helix DNA-binding domain-containing protein has protein sequence MKIPNIRLLNQQLLSPLFSQPKELVSWMGAMQAQNYSMVKWAVGMRLKSATIQIVEKALRDGEILRTHVMRPTWHLVAAEDIRWMLKLSAGRIISANESYAKGYDLEISEELYTKSNNLLEKILCGKKSLTRQEIAEHFNRSGIVADNHRMTRFMARAEQVGIVCSGEDKGSKCTYALLEERVPPMPELTKDESLVRLARSYFRSHAPAVLQDFVWWSGLPITDARQAVYLIDSELTAEEWNGQTWYIHEDCRTRGKVTGSLHLLPSYDEYLLGYKDRTDVLPKEHYSKAFTNNGLFYPIVLHEGQVIGNWDKSVKKRDSFIEHSWFRLDDCVDEVALDREKDKYIRFWR, from the coding sequence ATGAAAATACCGAATATACGTTTACTTAATCAACAGTTATTAAGTCCTCTTTTCTCTCAACCAAAGGAACTTGTGTCCTGGATGGGGGCTATGCAGGCACAGAATTATTCCATGGTGAAATGGGCAGTGGGGATGCGTTTGAAGTCGGCAACGATTCAGATTGTGGAAAAAGCGCTTCGCGATGGTGAAATCCTGCGAACTCATGTGATGCGTCCGACATGGCATCTCGTAGCGGCAGAAGATATCCGATGGATGTTGAAACTTTCCGCCGGGCGTATAATATCTGCTAATGAGTCTTATGCGAAAGGTTATGACTTGGAAATTTCTGAAGAACTCTATACGAAAAGTAATAATCTGTTGGAAAAAATTCTTTGTGGGAAGAAAAGTCTGACAAGGCAGGAGATTGCCGAGCATTTTAATCGTTCGGGGATTGTAGCGGATAATCACCGTATGACCCGCTTTATGGCTCGTGCGGAGCAGGTGGGGATTGTATGTAGTGGAGAAGATAAAGGAAGTAAATGTACGTATGCACTTTTGGAAGAGCGTGTTCCACCGATGCCGGAATTGACCAAAGATGAATCTTTGGTTCGTTTGGCTAGAAGCTATTTTCGTAGTCATGCTCCTGCTGTTTTGCAAGATTTTGTCTGGTGGTCGGGATTGCCTATTACAGATGCACGTCAAGCTGTTTATTTGATTGATTCGGAATTAACGGCAGAAGAATGGAATGGACAAACATGGTATATTCATGAGGATTGCCGGACTCGTGGAAAAGTTACCGGCAGTTTGCATCTTCTTCCTTCTTATGATGAATATTTGCTTGGTTATAAAGACCGGACAGACGTTTTGCCCAAAGAGCATTACTCGAAAGCATTTACCAATAATGGGCTGTTTTATCCGATTGTTCTTCATGAGGGGCAAGTGATAGGAAACTGGGATAAATCAGTTAAAAAGAGAGACTCATTTATAGAACATTCATGGTTCCGGTTGGATGATTGTGTCGATGAAGTTGCGTTAGACCGTGAGAAAGATAAGTATATACGGTTTTGGAGATAA
- a CDS encoding 3-phosphoshikimate 1-carboxyvinyltransferase — MILYKLIPPSVVTAMIQLPASKSISNRALIINALGKGIYPPENLSDCDDTEVMIKALTEGKETIDIMAAGTAMRFLTAYLSVTPGERTITGTARMQQRPIQILVNALRELGAEIEYTHNEGYPPLCIKGAELKGNEITLKGNVSSQYISALLMIGPALKDGLTLHLSGEIISRPYINLTLQLMQDFGAKAAWTSPSSISVAPQPYQSIPFKIESDWSAASYWYQIAALSPKAEIELLGLFRNSYQGDSRGAEVFSRLGITTEFTPQGVKLKKTGKVPERLEEDFVDIPDLAQTFVVTCALLNIPFRFTGLQSLKIKETDRIAALRIELKKLGYVIEEENDSILMWNGERCEPEETPVIETYEDHRMAMAFAPAIIRHPNLLIADPQVVTKSYPGYWEDLKQAGFQVINEG, encoded by the coding sequence ATGATACTCTATAAACTCATCCCTCCTTCAGTAGTAACAGCAATGATCCAGTTGCCGGCTTCCAAAAGTATCAGTAATCGTGCATTAATTATCAATGCGCTGGGTAAAGGTATTTATCCTCCAGAAAACCTGTCCGATTGTGACGATACAGAGGTGATGATAAAAGCTCTCACTGAAGGAAAAGAGACGATTGACATTATGGCTGCGGGCACTGCTATGCGTTTCCTTACCGCCTATTTAAGTGTGACTCCGGGAGAACGGACGATCACAGGAACAGCACGTATGCAGCAACGTCCGATACAGATATTAGTCAATGCGCTTCGTGAGTTAGGAGCTGAAATAGAGTATACCCACAATGAAGGATATCCTCCCCTCTGCATCAAAGGTGCAGAGTTGAAAGGAAATGAAATAACCTTGAAAGGAAATGTCAGTTCCCAATATATATCTGCTCTGCTGATGATAGGTCCGGCACTCAAAGACGGATTGACTTTACATTTAAGCGGAGAGATTATTTCCCGCCCTTATATCAATCTTACATTGCAATTGATGCAAGACTTTGGAGCCAAAGCCGCATGGACTTCTCCCAGTAGCATTTCCGTTGCCCCACAGCCCTATCAGAGTATTCCTTTCAAAATAGAAAGTGATTGGAGCGCAGCTTCCTATTGGTATCAGATTGCCGCCTTATCTCCCAAAGCAGAAATTGAATTATTGGGATTGTTCCGTAACAGTTATCAGGGTGATAGCCGGGGAGCGGAAGTTTTCTCACGGTTGGGTATAACCACCGAATTTACTCCACAAGGCGTGAAACTAAAAAAAACAGGAAAAGTACCGGAAAGACTGGAAGAAGACTTTGTTGACATTCCGGATTTAGCACAGACATTTGTCGTAACTTGCGCCTTGCTGAATATTCCTTTCCGCTTCACCGGATTACAAAGCCTGAAAATAAAAGAAACCGACCGCATTGCCGCCCTGCGAATTGAGCTTAAAAAATTGGGATATGTGATCGAGGAAGAAAATGACAGTATATTAATGTGGAACGGCGAACGATGTGAACCGGAAGAAACTCCGGTGATTGAAACCTACGAGGATCATCGGATGGCAATGGCATTTGCACCGGCAATTATCCGCCATCCCAATTTACTCATTGCCGACCCACAAGTCGTTACCAAATCATATCCCGGATACTGGGAAGATTTGAAACAGGCCGGATTTCAGGTTATAAACGAAGGCTAA
- a CDS encoding DUF1349 domain-containing protein — protein sequence MIMKHLKIKIMSIAFMAVATSSMAQSLNKMNWLNEPQQWEIKDGKTLVMDVPAKTDFWRISHYGFTVDDGPFYYATYGGEFEAKVKITGNYVTTFDQMGLMLRIDHENWIKAGVEYVDGKQNVSAVVTHRTSDWSVVQLPDAPRSIWIKAVRRLDAVEIFFSRDDKEYIMIRTCWLQDNCPVMVGLMGACPDGKGFTATFEEFKVTPLADQRRLEWAKKQMNK from the coding sequence ATGATCATGAAACATTTAAAAATCAAAATCATGTCAATAGCCTTTATGGCAGTAGCTACTTCTTCTATGGCACAAAGTCTGAATAAGATGAATTGGCTGAATGAGCCTCAACAGTGGGAAATAAAAGATGGCAAAACTTTAGTGATGGATGTTCCTGCAAAAACAGACTTTTGGCGTATTTCCCATTATGGATTCACAGTGGACGACGGACCTTTCTATTATGCGACTTATGGTGGAGAATTTGAAGCCAAAGTAAAAATTACCGGCAACTATGTGACCACCTTTGACCAAATGGGATTAATGCTGCGCATCGACCATGAGAACTGGATAAAAGCAGGTGTGGAATACGTTGATGGCAAACAGAATGTAAGTGCGGTAGTTACGCACCGTACTAGCGACTGGAGTGTAGTACAATTGCCGGATGCTCCCCGCTCTATATGGATAAAAGCAGTCCGTCGCCTGGATGCAGTAGAAATATTTTTTTCACGTGACGACAAAGAATATATCATGATACGTACTTGCTGGTTGCAGGATAATTGTCCTGTTATGGTAGGATTGATGGGAGCTTGTCCGGACGGCAAAGGTTTCACTGCTACATTCGAAGAGTTTAAAGTGACTCCATTAGCCGATCAAAGAAGACTGGAATGGGCCAAGAAACAAATGAATAAATAA
- a CDS encoding HAD family hydrolase produces MKELIKVIAFDADDTLWSNEPFFQEIEKQYTDLLMPYGTSEDISAALFQTEMNNLKYLGYGAKAFTISMVETALHMSGQKISGRDIQHIIELGKSLLKMPIELLPGVKETLKVLKEKGKYKLVVATKGDLLDQENKLERSGLASYFDHIEVMSDKTEKEYQRMLNILQIAPSEFVMIGNSLKSDIQPVLSLGGYGIHIPFEVMWKHEVVDTFTHDHLKQVKRFDELLLLF; encoded by the coding sequence ATGAAAGAACTTATTAAAGTCATTGCTTTTGATGCAGACGATACCTTGTGGAGCAATGAACCTTTTTTCCAGGAAATAGAGAAACAATATACAGACCTGTTAATGCCTTATGGCACTTCTGAAGATATTTCAGCCGCTTTATTTCAAACAGAAATGAATAATCTGAAATATCTCGGCTATGGAGCCAAAGCTTTCACCATTTCTATGGTAGAGACAGCTTTGCATATGAGTGGACAAAAGATTTCAGGTAGAGACATTCAACATATTATTGAATTAGGCAAATCATTACTGAAAATGCCTATTGAACTATTGCCGGGAGTAAAAGAAACGCTTAAAGTATTGAAAGAGAAAGGTAAATACAAATTAGTAGTTGCCACAAAAGGAGATTTGCTCGATCAGGAGAATAAGCTGGAGCGTTCCGGATTAGCCTCTTATTTCGATCACATTGAAGTGATGTCCGATAAAACAGAGAAAGAATATCAACGAATGTTGAATATCTTACAGATTGCTCCTTCCGAATTTGTCATGATTGGAAATTCTCTGAAATCAGATATTCAACCTGTTCTATCGCTGGGAGGATATGGCATACATATTCCTTTTGAAGTGATGTGGAAACATGAAGTAGTAGACACATTCACACATGACCATCTGAAACAGGTGAAAAGATTTGATGAATTACTGCTTTTGTTTTAA
- a CDS encoding DUF4249 domain-containing protein, with protein MRTRICYPFILLIALLTTVSCENELPFSVKDNPPKLVMNALINADSLTNVLYLNFTGRGYATHVENATVEVRVNGQLSESLRPLPPQTEGDMQCRFHISSKFTPGDVVRIDALTDDGQYHAWAEVTVPQRPHEIADIDTVTIPMTKYYYTQNFLRYKINIKDRSNEDNYYRLIMDKQMTVKDYNEETGEFVSRTIHRYHFISREDIVLTDGQPTNSDDEDNGMFDTVKNIYGVFDDSRFKNTSYTMTVYNQTDIDGFPEYGTNVKMDIIVRLLSITETEYYYLKALNLVDSDAYDETINEPIKYPSNVHGGIGMIGISTETSKIIHIEKPQR; from the coding sequence ATGAGAACTCGTATATGTTATCCATTTATCCTGTTAATAGCATTGCTGACAACAGTATCTTGCGAAAACGAACTCCCGTTTAGTGTAAAGGACAATCCCCCCAAACTAGTGATGAACGCACTAATCAACGCAGACAGTCTGACCAACGTTCTCTATCTCAATTTCACGGGAAGAGGATACGCCACTCATGTAGAAAATGCCACGGTGGAAGTACGTGTTAACGGACAGTTATCAGAAAGTTTACGTCCGCTCCCACCCCAAACGGAAGGAGATATGCAATGCCGTTTCCATATTTCCAGCAAATTTACTCCCGGAGATGTAGTTCGTATCGACGCCCTCACAGACGACGGACAATATCACGCATGGGCTGAAGTGACCGTACCACAGCGTCCACATGAAATAGCTGATATCGATACGGTCACCATTCCAATGACTAAGTATTATTATACGCAGAATTTTCTCCGATACAAAATCAATATCAAAGATCGATCCAACGAAGATAATTACTACCGGCTTATCATGGATAAGCAAATGACAGTGAAAGACTATAATGAAGAAACAGGGGAATTTGTCAGCCGGACAATACATCGCTATCATTTTATATCCCGCGAGGATATTGTGCTGACAGACGGACAGCCTACCAACAGCGATGACGAAGACAACGGCATGTTCGACACCGTAAAGAATATATATGGTGTATTCGACGACTCACGATTCAAAAACACATCTTACACAATGACGGTTTACAACCAGACAGATATTGACGGATTTCCTGAATACGGCACCAATGTAAAGATGGATATTATTGTACGTCTTTTAAGCATCACGGAAACAGAATACTACTATCTGAAAGCACTTAACCTGGTAGATTCCGACGCTTACGATGAAACAATAAATGAACCAATCAAATACCCCAGCAATGTACATGGAGGAATTGGGATGATTGGAATCAGTACGGAGACAAGTAAGATCATTCATATTGAAAAGCCACAACGATGA